Proteins from one Cellulosilyticum lentocellum DSM 5427 genomic window:
- the dnaN gene encoding DNA polymerase III subunit beta, which translates to MHIYCRQDLLLNSINTVLKACSTKTTMPILECILLKASNNKLTLVGNNLELGIESTIDADVINEGYIALESKIFSEIIRRMPGEVVEISTDDNFMTSIISEKSKFQIAGQSGKDFPALPDVEKANICTVNQLALKEMIRQTIFSVAQDETRPILTGEMLQIKNNNLNMVSVDGYRISYRQLQLSNENGEIEVVIPGRTLSEINKILTSEEKEDVTVYFGDKHVLFDLGDSKVVSRLLEGEFLKYEQVFSPDYETKILVDRKNFLMSIERAALISREGKKNPIRVEINGEKMIITSNAELGTAREELDVILEGKEITIAFNPKYLIDALKAIDDDNVCIHFISSLTPCIIQPEEGEHYKYLILPIRVNA; encoded by the coding sequence TTGCTTAATAGCATCAATACTGTGCTTAAAGCATGTTCAACAAAAACTACGATGCCTATTCTAGAATGTATTCTTTTGAAGGCTTCTAATAACAAACTTACTTTAGTAGGTAATAATCTTGAATTAGGAATCGAAAGTACTATTGATGCTGATGTTATCAATGAAGGTTATATTGCTCTAGAGTCTAAGATTTTTTCAGAAATTATAAGAAGAATGCCTGGAGAAGTTGTTGAAATCTCAACAGATGATAATTTTATGACTAGTATTATTAGTGAAAAGTCCAAATTCCAGATTGCTGGTCAATCGGGTAAAGATTTCCCTGCTCTTCCGGACGTAGAAAAAGCAAATATTTGCACTGTTAATCAATTAGCCCTTAAAGAAATGATCCGCCAAACCATTTTCTCAGTAGCACAAGATGAAACGAGGCCTATTCTTACAGGTGAAATGCTACAAATTAAAAATAATAATCTAAATATGGTATCTGTGGATGGTTATCGTATTTCATATAGACAGCTTCAACTCTCAAATGAGAATGGTGAAATTGAAGTTGTCATTCCAGGACGGACATTATCTGAAATTAATAAAATTTTGACTAGTGAAGAAAAAGAAGATGTAACAGTTTATTTTGGCGATAAACATGTACTCTTTGATTTAGGAGATAGTAAAGTTGTTTCTCGTTTACTTGAAGGTGAATTCCTTAAATATGAACAAGTATTTTCGCCTGATTATGAAACAAAAATCTTGGTAGATCGTAAAAACTTCTTAATGAGTATTGAACGCGCAGCTTTAATTTCTAGAGAAGGTAAGAAGAATCCAATTCGCGTAGAAATTAATGGTGAAAAGATGATTATTACTTCTAATGCTGAGCTTGGTACTGCTCGCGAGGAACTTGATGTAATACTTGAAGGTAAGGAAATTACAATTGCATTTAACCCTAAGTACTTAATAGATGCACTTAAAGCAATTGATGATGATAATGTATGTATTCACTTTATCTCATCCCTTACACCTTGTATTATTCAACCTGAAGAAGGGGAACACTATAAATATTTAATTTTACCAATCCGTGTAAATGCATAA
- a CDS encoding RNA-binding S4 domain-containing protein, which yields MKEIKIDTEFIKLDQLMKYASMVQTGGEAKMLIAGELVLVNGEICTQRGKKIRPGDEVLFDGETYKVK from the coding sequence ATGAAAGAGATTAAGATTGATACTGAGTTTATTAAGTTAGATCAGCTTATGAAATATGCGTCAATGGTACAAACTGGCGGAGAAGCTAAAATGCTTATTGCAGGAGAGTTAGTTTTAGTGAATGGAGAGATTTGTACTCAAAGAGGCAAAAAAATAAGACCTGGTGATGAGGTCTTGTTTGATGGAGAAACCTATAAAGTTAAATAA
- the recF gene encoding DNA replication/repair protein RecF (All proteins in this family for which functions are known are DNA-binding proteins that assist the filamentation of RecA onto DNA for the initiation of recombination or recombinational repair.) has translation MYIKELALTNFRNYEELNISLDKGINIFKGDNAQGKTNILESIYLCATARSHRTHKEKEIIRWNEESAHVKLAVQKNYVQDIIDFHLTSKAKSAIINRMPIGRLGELFGCLNIVMFSPEDLQLIKNSPKERRRFIDIELCQIDKLYYYSLRQYHKVLKQRNLALKQYFSNKDASMLDVWDMQLEEYASAVIKKRHEFIQEINEIASKIHDDISGHKEKLQVIYEPNVEVRDFGKKILKYREKDILYQTTSIGPHRDDLTFLINDMDVKTYGSQGQQRSVVLSMKLAELNIMKKYIGEEPILLLDDVLSELDHNRQGDLFKYTQNIQTLITCTGIEQSVWNTQKIGKLYNVKAGSIENIGI, from the coding sequence ATGTATATTAAAGAGTTAGCTTTAACGAATTTCAGAAATTATGAAGAGCTAAACATTTCCCTAGATAAAGGTATTAATATTTTTAAAGGTGATAATGCTCAAGGAAAAACCAATATTCTTGAGTCTATTTACCTTTGTGCAACTGCTAGATCACATAGGACTCATAAAGAGAAAGAAATTATCAGGTGGAATGAAGAAAGTGCACATGTAAAGCTTGCCGTTCAGAAAAATTATGTACAAGATATTATCGATTTTCATTTAACATCTAAGGCAAAGTCGGCTATAATTAATCGCATGCCAATCGGTAGATTAGGTGAACTATTCGGATGTCTTAATATTGTGATGTTTTCTCCTGAAGATTTGCAGCTTATAAAAAATAGTCCTAAAGAACGCAGGCGTTTTATAGATATTGAATTGTGTCAAATTGATAAATTATACTATTACTCTCTTCGTCAATATCATAAGGTTCTTAAACAACGTAACTTAGCTCTAAAGCAATACTTTAGTAATAAAGACGCATCTATGTTAGATGTATGGGATATGCAACTTGAAGAATATGCTTCTGCTGTTATTAAGAAAAGGCATGAATTTATCCAGGAAATTAATGAAATTGCTTCTAAAATTCATGATGATATATCTGGTCATAAAGAAAAGCTTCAAGTTATATATGAGCCTAACGTAGAAGTTAGAGACTTTGGAAAGAAAATCTTAAAGTATAGAGAGAAAGATATTCTTTATCAGACAACTTCTATAGGTCCGCATCGAGATGATTTAACCTTTTTGATTAATGATATGGATGTTAAGACCTATGGCTCTCAAGGACAACAACGCAGCGTAGTTCTTTCTATGAAACTAGCAGAATTAAATATTATGAAAAAATATATAGGGGAAGAGCCTATTCTTTTACTTGATGATGTTCTTTCTGAATTAGATCATAATAGGCAGGGGGACTTATTTAAGTACACACAAAATATTCAAACCTTAATAACTTGCACAGGAATTGAACAAAGTGTATGGAATACACAAAAAATTGGAAAACTATATAATGTAAAGGCAGGAAGTATAGAAAATATCGGCATATAA